In Acropora muricata isolate sample 2 chromosome 11, ASM3666990v1, whole genome shotgun sequence, one DNA window encodes the following:
- the LOC136889427 gene encoding uncharacterized protein — translation MGGFVESFSTFVTMGSPARMLQKKKNKTEDSLEANEKKKLRGNTSEKYDYPPADGDIDCPDSFDYDVYYKVVPGLTFEMCKEGKMTQEVKHRFKESIKWLVKEKKVSAITGDCGFMMNFQSIARQATKIPVCMSSLCQLPTVTFGYAENEQIIILTANGEDLEHMKDLMRVECGVDTEETRRYNIVECEDVPDFGEAVAKGEKVKVEDAQPWIIRKAFQALLKYPRSKAFLLECTELPLYANAIRLYSGVPVFDAITACQFFISASKDNPMFGLQGWQDVWDGKREVYHYGDNLTEAEKEELVNPVHSE, via the exons ATGGGAG GCTTTGTTGAATCGTTTTCCACATTTGTAACGATGGGATCTCCGGCAAGAATGCTGcagaagaaaaagaacaagaCTGAAGACTCACTTGAGGCAAACGAGAAGAAAAAACTTCGAGGGAATACTTCTGAAA AGTACGATTATCCTCCAGCCGACGGCGACATCGACTGTCCCGATTCCTTCGATTACGATGTTTACTACAAAGTTGTGCCCGGTCTCACGTTTGAAATGTGCAAGGAGGGGAAGATGACCCAGGAAGTTAAACATCGATTTAAGGAGTCCATCAAATGGCttgtgaaagagaaaaaagtcagtGCAATAACTGGTGATTGTGGTTTCATGATGAACTTTCAAAGCATTGCTCGACAAGCCACGAAGATCCCCGTTTGTATGAGCTCCCTTTGCCAGCTTCCAACCGTTACATTTGGCTATGCAGAGAACGAGCAAATCATCATTTTGACAGCGAACGGGGAAGACCTGGAGCACATGAAAGATCTGATGAGGGTTGAGTGTGGCGTGGACACCGAAGAGACGCGGCGTTATAACATAGTTGAATGTGAAGATGTCCCTGACTTTGGTGAAGCAGTTGCTAAAGGCGAGAAAGTAAAAGTTGAAGATGCCCAGCCATGGATCATAAGAAAGGCTTTTCAAGCTCTTTTGAAGTATCCACGAAGCAAAGCATTTCTGTTGGAATGCACTGAGCTTCCTCTTTATGCAAATGCCATTCGACTTTACTCAGGTGTACCAGTCTTTGATGCTATCACAGCATGTCAATTCTTTATCAGTGCATCCAAGGACAACCCGATGTTTGGCCTTCAAGGTTGGCAGGATGTATGGGATGGAAAGCGTGAAGTCTACCATTATGGAGATAACCTTACGGAAGCTGAAAAAGAGGAACTCGTGAATCCAGTGCACTCTGAATAA